TCAGGTCATGGAGGAATCGGAGGTGTGAAAGGAAAATGCGCGTGATTAAGAGTCAGGATTTGACTCCCCGGCTTGTGGGGGTGATCCAGGCGAAAGATATCGTGCCCTATGAGTGCCCTTGGCTGCTTCATCCAGGTCCCCCCTTACCGCATTCGTTGGATAGCCTTTATCCTGCACAACAAAAAACACTGAAGGCCTTGATGGCATGGGAACATTGGCCGGATGATACGGGGTTGAAACACTCTCTTCGGGTGTTTCCTACGCAAGATTTTCATGTCGCAGCGCCTTTAGTGGGATGGGTTTCACCATCAATGTTGTTGTGGGTTGTCGAAGATCCCATTACCCATTTTAAGGGGTATGCTCCGATAAACGAAGGTACGGGTCCTAGTCTTCGAATGGGTGAGGTATCTTCTGCGATCTTAGACCGCCAAGATTGGCTCAACCAGGTTTTTGCCCCAGTGATGACAGAACTTTTGCATGTACTCGATATTCAACTCTGGCCGATTATCCAACAAGCCCTGTATATGGGCGATGAACTGCATATGCGCTCGGTGGCTGCGTCCTTTGTGTTTCAAAATCTCTTAATGCGTCCCTTGTTGACATCGGGACGGTTTGGCGCTTTAAGCCTCACCGATCAAATGATGTTCTTTCAGGTTTTATGGGGAAATCCACTCGCCTTTTTGAACATTGTTATGGCGATGAGCCAAATTTATTTCCAGCACTGGGCGGAGCAGAAGTTTCCGTCCAACATGATTATAGCTATCGGCGCCAATGGATTTGCCTGGGGCTATCGGTGTCACGATGATCCGGACCATTGGCAGCTTGTTCCCGCCCCGTTGGCCAGACCGGGACGTCCGATTGGTCGATCTTTTCTACCCATTATTGGGGATAGTTTTGTGTGCGAAGTGATGGGATTTGGTGGGCAGATTATTCACAATGCGCCCGCACTTTGGCAAGATATCGGCTATGTTCCGCCTCTTTCCCCATCCGAATTTTTTCGGTCTCCCTTGTGTGCTCAAGACCTTCCGGTTGTTTTAGCCGGCGATGAGGCGCCCCTGCGGGGCGGCGCCTGTCCTTCGGATTTGCCGCATATGGCATTTGATACAGCCTGCGTGGGCATCGAGGGCGGATTTTTAGGGGC
The Sulfobacillus thermosulfidooxidans DNA segment above includes these coding regions:
- a CDS encoding DUF1116 domain-containing protein; amino-acid sequence: MRVIKSQDLTPRLVGVIQAKDIVPYECPWLLHPGPPLPHSLDSLYPAQQKTLKALMAWEHWPDDTGLKHSLRVFPTQDFHVAAPLVGWVSPSMLLWVVEDPITHFKGYAPINEGTGPSLRMGEVSSAILDRQDWLNQVFAPVMTELLHVLDIQLWPIIQQALYMGDELHMRSVAASFVFQNLLMRPLLTSGRFGALSLTDQMMFFQVLWGNPLAFLNIVMAMSQIYFQHWAEQKFPSNMIIAIGANGFAWGYRCHDDPDHWQLVPAPLARPGRPIGRSFLPIIGDSFVCEVMGFGGQIIHNAPALWQDIGYVPPLSPSEFFRSPLCAQDLPVVLAGDEAPLRGGACPSDLPHMAFDTACVGIEGGFLGAGRVGGSPWYRSKRDECYG